In the genome of Armatimonadota bacterium, one region contains:
- a CDS encoding SLBB domain-containing protein, with amino-acid sequence MQKNILCLTLIILLCTCSFAAEIQNEHKLGRGDHIRINVLDEPEVTKEAVIGDDGYISLALIDRIKLEGMTCAEAAEAIRNALKEYIVQPEVSVELIAVGKKRVFVAGEVQKRAVLMLEPNARLMEALAAAEYLNTADLSNITIQRKSQIINTDLTLFLSGKDLTPNILLEDEDTIIVPRQNLADAILVLGAVNKAGTTALKPGMTIREAIAAAGGVTPDADTSKITLKHDASQEAIPIDYDRAMAGDPTADLTVSAGDTIFVPKLDDAYFVIQGGVKNPGRYSLKGRMTIEEATAEAGGLTKDAKIDQIEVVHTSGGIVRSEKVNLDKIRKGQSPVVVIQPGDTIVIPTRRTSPDFLQILSVLGSLGWILVR; translated from the coding sequence ATGCAGAAAAATATCTTATGTCTGACACTTATCATTCTCCTTTGTACATGTTCATTCGCCGCAGAGATACAAAATGAACACAAGCTTGGGCGAGGTGACCATATTAGGATAAACGTCTTGGACGAGCCAGAAGTCACGAAAGAGGCTGTCATTGGCGACGATGGATATATCTCGCTTGCGCTTATAGATAGAATTAAACTCGAAGGGATGACCTGCGCCGAAGCAGCCGAAGCGATTCGAAACGCTCTCAAAGAGTACATTGTTCAACCGGAAGTTTCGGTGGAGCTCATCGCTGTTGGAAAGAAACGCGTATTTGTCGCTGGCGAGGTACAAAAGCGCGCTGTGCTAATGCTTGAGCCAAATGCAAGACTTATGGAAGCTCTGGCTGCAGCTGAATACCTAAATACCGCCGACCTTTCAAATATAACCATCCAAAGAAAATCACAGATAATAAACACTGACCTTACGCTCTTCCTTTCAGGCAAAGACCTTACACCAAACATACTTCTTGAAGATGAAGACACGATAATTGTGCCACGTCAGAACTTAGCCGATGCAATACTTGTCCTGGGTGCGGTGAACAAAGCAGGCACAACGGCCCTGAAGCCCGGCATGACAATTCGAGAAGCAATTGCCGCAGCTGGGGGCGTAACTCCGGATGCAGATACCTCAAAGATAACTCTTAAGCACGATGCAAGCCAGGAAGCAATCCCCATAGACTATGACCGTGCAATGGCTGGAGATCCAACCGCTGACTTAACTGTCAGTGCAGGTGATACGATCTTTGTCCCAAAACTTGATGACGCATATTTTGTCATACAGGGCGGCGTCAAAAATCCTGGACGTTATTCGCTAAAAGGAAGAATGACGATTGAAGAGGCAACGGCAGAAGCTGGAGGACTGACCAAAGACGCCAAAATTGACCAAATTGAAGTTGTCCATACATCCGGCGGTATCGTCAGGTCAGAAAAGGTTAACCTTGACAAAATTAGAAAGGGCCAAAGCCCAGTTGTTGTCATCCAACCCGGTGACACCATCGTTATTCCAACCA